The DNA window cacccctacattgaagctgctataacaatgaaaggaaaacttagaatagtgaaataatataccatttcaaagagaattcaatgctctacaaacctttGATGAGCATCAATTTTTACGATGCATCGTTGGAGATTTATAAGCCCTAAAAGAGCAAAACAtaagataaaaacctgttattttaacaattacacaccttcaagagtgaatatctcgggaactgttgggaatatcacaaaattccactcaacaaaaaatgtagagaatttatcaagcttcatttttgaatagttagttatgttggttgaacgcattgttctcaagatatgagcgtggaagcaaaacgctgaaaaatgcaacttttaagcCACCCTCATCCCCTCATTTCAGCAAGAGGTGTCAGAAAagttatcacctgacgctaaagttcacgtgcatctcaagtctacttctaaacaaagatctgagccagctggtgccaggacaataatgctggagacatacgaggtctgctatctcttcatagtgaatcatttaatagaatcaacggTTGCCAActgtttgcaattggataatcacattttctcgaatttcgagcttattttcaattttaggtaaaaatgttactgaacattaattgtagattctcatgctcaatcttttccactcaaaagtttttgtttaaattgtatctcaagcctgataattaggaatctgaaatcaaactttgcataggtgctcctgaaattttcacagatatggacttgtggcagttgatagatagagcttatcaatattCTGACCAAGACTATTGTATCAATTGCTACCAAGACTATTCTAGgtacaaatttgatcaaaatcgttggagccgttttcgagaaaatcgcaaaaaacaatgccttctatggacggtagctgatacaggtttatcgattcaacatattaacttttcattctcatttaaaataatcaattacatgtTATCAagcaagatattatatttttcaataatttcataatgaatttccataattacaatgaaatattatgttagtaattatcaattctacgaAGACGATCTGGTAaaagagcaaagcaagaaagagatagcactatccactttattgaatgatagacaatgatagcagtaccattgctcatcaaatactgccatacttgtaacgtggacctcactatagctgacTTTcaattctgtatgtattctgtgacCTAGGGTTTCATAATATTCACAGAAATCAACTGAAAGTGTGTACACCATAAGACAGTGTTTCTAGACCTAGGCTATGATGGAGGAATCAGGTTAAGACTGACTTGGAAAGCTACTCAAGGAGAAGCAGAGGATCAAGCTACATGGAGATGAGTTGATGGCGGAGCAAAATATCAACttgaaactaataaaatatgaattgctAATTAGTGTTTAGTGGATATAATCCACTAAAGAGTTGACCTACTacaaatgaaatgaatttgaatgagtAAATGTGGCTTACAAAATTCTGAGCTGGAAATTGTTTCTCAtgtatgttttttgagatgtCTTTTCAAATTACTGGAATGagtacatttatagtcacaaaagttgcagctgaaaggtgtttctcctgtatgtgttctgagatGTTGTTTTAAATGACTTGAAtaagcacatttatagtcacaaaattcgcaaatgaacggtgtttctcctgtatgtgttctgagatgtcttttcaaattacttgattgagtacatttatagtcacaaaattcgcaaatgaaaggtttttctcctgtatgtgttctgagatGTTGTTTTAAAGTACttgattgagcacatttatagtcacaaaagttgcagctgaaaggtgtttctcctgtatgtgttgtGAGATGTTGTTTTAAATGACTTGAAtaagcacatttatagtcacaaaattcgcaaatgaacggtgtttctcctgtatgtgttctgagatgtcttttcaaattacttgattgagtacatttatagtcacaaaattcgcaaatgaacggtgtttctcctgtatgtgttctgagatGTCTTTTCAAATTACTGGAACGagtacatttatagtcacaaaagttgcagctgaaaggtgtttctcctgtatgtgttctgagatGTTGTTTTAAATGACTTGAAtaagcacatttatagtcacaaatcTCACAACTGAAAGGCTTGCCCCCAGTGTGTTTTCTCATGTGTCTATTCAAATCATGGGAACGGTGTGTTTCATAGCTGTAGTCAGCACAACTGTAGAGCTTGGTCTTTTTGCCAGCCATAGATGGCTCAGTACACTTTCCCACTGGAGAGATTGAATGTGCCTTCAGTCCACCCACTTCTGTTGCATTGGCAGTTCCTGATGTGATGCAGTTTGGAGGCCACATCTCCGTTTCACTCTTCACTGAACTTCCTTCTGCCTCTTGCTCAACTGCAAACATTGATAATGTAAATGAACTAGAAAAAAACTAGTAAAAACATTGAAACTGAGTGATAATGGAAATAATATATCAGAggtaaatttaaataatgacACTATgactaataataatgaatgagtttATAATTCTTTCCTTCCCTTTTCCTTTGTCCTGGTacggtacccccagaagaagggagtttattacagaaaatataacaaacaaaaatgaaaaatacacttataaaaataaatcttagaaacaaaaaattaagaataataaacaagaatgataaatgatgagaaaattctttttcagtggaaaatttcaaaaattatacacCAGACGAAATATAGATACTCCAAAACCTTcaaaagaaggtttgactggaggagtcaagttttacattatatctTTATAAGGAAACaaaacatagaaataataaattgatataatcaaaCAGTGatctcaaaataattattttcaattcaaatcatataaaaagaaaaatagttgtaAATCTcaagtgaataataatttattgatacattaataatacaataatactaataataataataaagttgcTGGCATACTGCACCAGGACCTGGCATTAAGGCATAAGTTGGTTGTTGAGAAAGTCCCTTACTATCAATATGCTCCAACTTCAATCCTAGAGAACAATACCCACAAGCTGTATTGGGACAGATCTGTGCTGACTGACAGAACGATTCCACATAACAGGCCAGATTTAATCCTGATGAATAAGCTGACTAGGGAAACAGTCTTAATTGatagcgaagtgaggtctaagattcaagtcgacggtttggcatttctcttaatgtttaagtgtttgaatgttcaaatttttatatgtttatatgttgcgcatttacggcgaaacgcggcaatagattttgatgaaatttgacaggtatgttcctttttaaattgcgcgtcgacatatataaaaggtttttggaaattttgcatttcaaggataatataaagggaGAAAGGAGtatccttcatacgccaatattagagtaaaaatcagactataaaattattcatcataaatcagctttcgaaagattataaattgcatgccatgacgcatgcaattcaatatctcaatgtaacgtGGTAAAAAAGcagtgtagactattaattgcatgcctcattgaatgcaatttttatgcactattaaatgaattattgattacgtgcaatagcgcatgcaattaataactaaaataacatagtattgtctctcgaactttctctgctttgaacttcggctgtcctgttgccagtatgtcttgaaaggagattagattttttgatacaccaacccgaacagccattagccgttttcacaccgatatctcgcagacacgacatacagacagaattttctctgatggacagtataagaataagtggctgcggtttataactgctcGAGttctactgtacacagaactactagtagatgTAGGCATTCCATGCTGCCATAACATGGAACACTACTATAGTGAAAAGATTTCCAAGTGTCTCCCCCCGGCAGCTGAGAAAAAGGATATCTGGCATCAAGAGAAAGTGGAAATCGTTCCAGTCATAATATCTGCAGTTGGATTGATGGGGGGAAAAGTGACTGCAAACCTAAGTCATCTGGGTGCCTCGAGAAACAAGATCTACTTGATGCAGAAGGCAGTGATGCTCAACACTGTATCAATGGTTAGGGCATTCTCAAACCTAGCAgcagaataattcatcaaagtCTTGTCATAGACagattttgatgaaaaactCACATAGTAATGTGAtgacaattaaaaataataataaaactcaGTCATTATCATTTTAATCACTGAGTTCATAATAAgataggtaataataataatcatttagtTTTATTCCCATTGTGAATTAAATCATAACAAGATGTACATCttttgaaatagaatagaattacagAACTTTTTCATTTGGTAATGTGGAAAAGATTTGAAAGTGGTGTTCACTCAATTAAATATGAGTTTTCATTGTGTAGTTTCAAGTTTGTGACTTTACAGAGAGTATTAATTGTAATTCTACTGGGAAATATCATAGTTACACATTTTCTCTTACAGGATTTTCCAGTCCTGAATATAAAAAAGCTTCATGTGAGGAATTTGCCACAATCTAATCGCCTAAGCAGAGCTAATCAATCAAGAATTGGATAGTGATAGAATGAATCTCACCATATGCATCCTCTTTGATGAATATTAGATTGTAGCCAGGGATCAAATATTGTTGGCTGGAACCATCATCGGTTGGAGAGCCTGCAGTGCTGCACCCTGGCGCTGGTTCTTGGCTGCTATCATTCTCTGCTTAACTGCCGCCATCTGCAATGTGGCATCACAATCAATGAGAAGACAATAAATTCATTCCACACTTGACATAGTCTATCAATCACAAACAGTGACACTTTGGGCAATTGAGAATTGTTTTAAGAAGCAGATACTGAATCAGATGTAGTCAATGTTAGTAAAATCCGAAAGTCAAGCACATTCAATTCAAGGAATTTAAAAGAAATCTTCCAAAAAGCACTAATCCAAATTTGAAAACATCAATATGGATATTATACTTCTACAACAAATGTCAGATGGACTACTATAGTATGGTTCCAATTCTACATTTGTTATCTTTGGTTCTTTTCATGGGATTAATTATGTTATGTATTGAAGTTTTGTTactgagaaaaataatgaatctaCCAGTAAAGTTATCTACTTGAAACTATTCGAAGTCTATCAACAATATTGACATACTGGTAGGCCATTGTTAAAAAAAATCCTTAACTTTACTTTGAATAATGCTCACAAAAAGCAACTATCATTTTGAATTGAGTAATGGCCCTCTAGTCATATTGTTTGAACAAATGTTATAACTTGAAGTGAAATTCTTAATAGGAAATGAGTTTTCTTTATAACGATGCTTCAGTTGCAACTGAATATACATCACAAACCCTAGCCTTCCATAAAGTCCTGTTTTCAACTCTGAACCTCTAGTGACTCTCATAAAATATGATCATTGAATTGATTCCAACACTTCCAAGCTATTACATTTGTTTCTATCAAGAATTTGAGAAGccatattttcattttactaCACATTGAAGTTACTGGAAAATAGAAATTGCTCAATGACTGATTTTTTGGTAACAACTGTATCATCATGTCTCTTGGACCTATTAGGTAATTTTTatcacaaaaaaattcaaaatacatgccTGAATCCAGGTTTTAACACTTTATATTTGATGTAAGTTACTTGTTAAATCcgtttacatttttgaaatacaTGCCTGATTGGATGTTGAATCGGATGACTCATCTTTGACATTATAAGACGCAATTACACACACTCTAGA is part of the Nilaparvata lugens isolate BPH chromosome Y, ASM1435652v1, whole genome shotgun sequence genome and encodes:
- the LOC111048785 gene encoding zinc finger protein 513-like, coding for MWPPNCITSGTANATEVGGLKAHSISPVGKCTEPSMAGKKTKLYSCADYSYETHRSHDLNRHMRKHTGGKPFSCEICDYKCAYSSHLKQHLRTHTGETPFSCNFCDYKCTRSSNLKRHLRTHTGETPFICEFCDYKCTQSSNLKRHLRTHTGETPFICEF